A single Sorex araneus isolate mSorAra2 chromosome 8, mSorAra2.pri, whole genome shotgun sequence DNA region contains:
- the LOC101553836 gene encoding CD177 antigen, which produces MVSVRELDCGKDEEDEEEEEEQLFLVELSGIIESDFLSKWVQALVCQSGTYESVVNRSDQFIEWPAGKTYCSESSGACQDTLLFIENGPLVKMVLIKGCTWAPTQEARVTTHRADPSLSFLSYSRVCRDDLCNDLSSTLPLWNRVPSTVPGSVQCPFCLSPRGCLSPPMMTCPVGTSHCYDGVLHLGGEFIAHKLRIQGCQSQAGCNLLNGTEEITSLSLQESCQPSEFLTCHRGVLIQHNRILVAWKTDEIEMCDGGRVCQETLLLITTGSSALILGSKGCAQPRDPLSQKKILVHSKPHGVLFASYSHFCNSSGCNDANSSEIILDSLPEPAPQPPGNVKCPSCVNFTGQCPEEQEVLSCPKSFSHCYQGFLKIIGGELDSEIYVQGCMDKLSTTLLNQSQFIGDLLVIENEIPNKTAPILSLAWGHQRSGQDSLYLNLKDRLSNDNGTSEEADNVTM; this is translated from the exons ATGGTATCAGTGAGGGAGCTGGACTGTGGCaaggatgaggaggatgaggaagaagaggaggagcagtTGTTTCTCGTGGAGTTGTCAGGAATTATTGAGTCggattttctttcaaaat GGGTGCAGGCCCTGGTCTGCCAGAGTGGGACTTATGAGTCAGTGGTGAATAGATCAGACCAGTTCATTGAGTGGCCCGCGGGCAAGACGTACTGCTCCGAGTCCAGCGGCGCATGCCAGGACACGCTGCTGTTCATCGAGAACG GACCTCTGGTGAAGATGGTGCTCATCAAGGGCTGCACGTGGGCACCAACTCAGGAGGCTCGAGTCACCACACACCGGGCAGACCCCAGCCTCTCCTTCCTGTCCTACAGTCGTGTGTGCAGAGATGACCTCTGCAATGACCTCTCCAGCACCCTCCCACTCTGGAACCGGGTGCCCTCCACAG TTCCCGGCTCTGTGCAGTGTCCATTCTGCTTATCTCCAAGAGGCTGTCTGTCCCCCCCGATGATGACCTGCCCAGTGGGGACCTCGCATTGCTATGATGGGGTTCTCCATTTGGGTGGAG AATTCATCGCCCACAAACTGAGAATCCAGGGGTGTCAGTCCCAAGCCGGCTGCAACCTGCTCAACGGCACTGAGGAGATCACCTCCCTATCCCTGCAGGAGTCCTGTCAGCCTAGTG AGTTCCTGACTTGTCATCGGGGGGTCCTGATACAGCACAACAGAATTCTGGTGGCCTGGAAGACGGACGAGATTGAGATGTGCGATGGGGGGAGAGTGTGCCAGGAGACCCTCCTGCTCATAACCACGG GCTCCAGCGCGTTAATACTGGGGAGCAAAGGCTGTGCCCAACCGAGGGACCCGCTCTCCCAGAAGAAAATCTTGGTCCATTCAAAGCCCCACGGAGTGCTGTTCGCCTCTTACTCACATTTCTGCAACAGCAGTGGCTGTAACGACGCAAACAGTAGTGAAATCATCCTGGACAGCCTTCCTGAACcag ccccccagccccctggaaaTGTGAAATGTCCTTCCTGTGTGAACTTCactgggcagtgcccagaggaacAGGAAGTTCTCAGCTGTCCCAAAAGCTTCTCCCACTGTTACCAAGGCTTCCTCAAGATCATCGGAG GCGAGCTGGATTCCGAAATCTATGTCCAGGGCTGCATGGACAAGCTTTCTACAACCTTGTTGAATCAATCTCAATTTATAGGGGACTTACTTGTGATTGAGAATGAAATTCCAAACAAAACTGCCCCGATCCTCTCCCTGGCATGG GGCCACCAAAGGAGTGGTCAGGACAGCCTGTATCTGAACCTGAAAGACCGTCTCAGCAACGATAATGGGACCTCAGAAGAAGCTGACAATGTGACAATGTGA